The Streptomyces europaeiscabiei genome window below encodes:
- a CDS encoding DsbA family protein yields MSDSSPVPSAVVLDVWCELQCPDCRSALDDVRALRARYGDRLDVRLRHFPLEKHKHAFAAAQAAEEAAEQGQAWPYVEAVLGRVEELDRTGEPFLIETAGELGLDAEEFDTALIDGRHMLIVDADQAEGKAIGVTGTPTYVIGGERLDGGRSQAGLRERIEEIADRLLAGGA; encoded by the coding sequence ATGAGCGACTCCTCCCCCGTCCCGTCCGCCGTCGTCCTGGACGTCTGGTGCGAACTCCAGTGTCCCGACTGCCGCAGCGCCCTCGACGACGTCCGCGCGCTGCGGGCCCGCTACGGCGACCGGCTCGACGTACGGCTGCGGCACTTCCCGCTGGAGAAGCACAAGCACGCCTTCGCCGCCGCTCAGGCCGCCGAGGAGGCCGCGGAGCAGGGGCAGGCCTGGCCGTACGTCGAGGCCGTGCTCGGGCGGGTCGAGGAGCTGGACCGGACCGGAGAGCCGTTCCTGATCGAGACGGCCGGTGAACTCGGCCTGGACGCCGAGGAGTTCGACACCGCGCTCATCGACGGCCGGCACATGCTGATCGTGGATGCCGACCAGGCCGAGGGCAAGGCGATCGGTGTGACCGGCACCCCCACCTACGTCATCGGTGGCGAGCGCCTCGACGGCGGCAGGAGCCAGGCGGGGCTGCGTGAGCGGATCGAGGAGATCGCCGACCGGCTGCTGGCCGGGGGCGCCTGA
- a CDS encoding GNAT family N-acetyltransferase: protein MTTTLRPIEPLQHAADGSRSRRYQVCVNSRPAGEIHLGTRPGPGSSAARILDLRIDEPDRRRGRATVAALAAEEVARGWGCRRIEASVPEGAEPALRLAQTLGYVLRARSMRKPLDGTPPELPEGSRGRPMTEAEYGPWKEAGLEGYAQDLITRGMPDAEARTKATDDYERCLPQGPFSENSLCSVLEHEGTRVGTLWLWLADDDASVYDVEADAAHRGRGHGRTLMLLAEAQAVAAGKTAIALNVFAGNVRAECLYESLGYGTTAHHLSKPLV, encoded by the coding sequence ATGACCACCACCCTGCGGCCCATCGAGCCGCTTCAGCACGCCGCCGACGGGTCCCGTTCGCGCCGCTACCAGGTGTGCGTGAACAGCCGTCCCGCCGGCGAGATCCACCTCGGTACGCGCCCCGGCCCCGGGTCCTCGGCCGCCCGGATCCTGGATCTGCGGATCGACGAACCGGACCGGCGGCGCGGCCGGGCCACGGTGGCCGCACTCGCCGCCGAGGAGGTGGCCCGGGGCTGGGGCTGCCGGCGCATCGAGGCGTCCGTCCCCGAGGGTGCCGAGCCCGCGCTGCGGCTGGCCCAGACGCTCGGCTACGTCCTGCGCGCCCGGAGCATGCGCAAGCCCCTCGACGGCACCCCGCCCGAACTGCCCGAGGGCAGCCGGGGCCGCCCCATGACCGAGGCCGAGTACGGGCCGTGGAAGGAGGCCGGGCTGGAGGGCTACGCACAGGACCTGATCACCCGTGGCATGCCCGACGCGGAGGCCCGCACGAAGGCCACTGACGACTACGAGCGGTGCCTGCCGCAGGGGCCGTTCTCCGAGAACAGCCTGTGCAGTGTGCTGGAACACGAGGGCACGAGAGTCGGCACGCTGTGGCTGTGGCTGGCCGACGACGACGCCTCCGTGTACGACGTGGAGGCGGACGCCGCACACCGGGGCAGGGGTCACGGCCGTACGCTCATGCTGCTGGCCGAGGCGCAGGCGGTGGCGGCAGGGAAGACCGCCATCGCGCTCAACGTCTTCGCGGGGAACGTCCGGGCCGAATGCCTCTACGAGTCTCTCGGCTACGGGACGACCGCCCATCACCTGTCCAAGCCACTGGTCTGA
- a CDS encoding aminotransferase class IV: MKIWLDGGLQDIDSARVSVLDHGLTVGDGVFETAKTVDGRPFALTRHLDRLALSARGLGLPEPDLDEVRRACSAVLEANPVPLGRLRITYTGGVSPLGSDRGDHGPTLVVALGETARRADSTAAITVPWTRNERGALTGLKTTSYAENVVALARAHEQGATEALFANTLGRLCEGTGSNVFVVLDGEIHTPPVASGCLAGITRALVVEWTGARETDLPLDVLERADEVFLTSSLRDVQSVRRVDARELSATPGPVTAKAMRVFDERSGDDLDP; this comes from the coding sequence GTGAAGATCTGGCTCGACGGCGGACTGCAGGACATCGACTCCGCCCGTGTCTCCGTCCTCGACCACGGGCTGACCGTGGGCGACGGCGTCTTCGAGACCGCCAAGACGGTCGACGGGCGGCCGTTCGCGCTGACCCGCCACCTCGACCGGCTGGCCCTCTCGGCACGCGGACTCGGTCTGCCCGAGCCCGACCTCGACGAGGTGCGCCGCGCCTGCTCGGCCGTCCTGGAGGCCAACCCGGTGCCCCTCGGGCGGCTCCGCATCACCTACACCGGCGGTGTCTCCCCGCTCGGCTCCGACCGGGGCGACCACGGCCCGACCCTCGTCGTCGCCCTCGGCGAGACCGCCCGGCGCGCCGACTCCACCGCCGCGATCACCGTTCCGTGGACCCGCAACGAGCGCGGCGCCCTCACCGGCCTCAAGACCACCTCGTACGCCGAGAACGTCGTCGCCCTCGCCCGCGCCCACGAACAGGGCGCCACCGAGGCACTGTTCGCCAACACCCTGGGCCGGCTCTGCGAGGGCACCGGCTCCAACGTCTTCGTCGTCCTCGACGGCGAGATACACACCCCGCCGGTCGCCTCCGGCTGCCTCGCGGGCATCACCCGCGCCCTCGTCGTCGAGTGGACCGGCGCCCGCGAGACCGACCTGCCGCTGGACGTCCTGGAACGCGCCGACGAGGTCTTCCTGACGTCGAGCCTGCGCGACGTGCAGTCCGTGCGCCGCGTGGACGCCCGTGAACTCTCCGCCACCCCGGGTCCGGTGACGGCCAAGGCGATGCGGGTCTTCGACGAGCGCTCCGGCGACGACCTCGATCCGTAA
- a CDS encoding chorismate-binding protein, translating into MPDLPPLARFGNLVATGLTDVTSDAAALDSSGFWAVCADYEGGLVCARFSDVRREPAPAPEPGKWHGPGVGDWTSSLDRAAYTAGVRRIREHIAAGEVYQANLCRVLSAPVAPDADVDALTALLARGNPAPFAGTIRLPGCGVEIATASPELFLRRDGRVVESGPIKGTGRTEADLLKKDYAENVMIVDLVRNDIGQVCATGTVTVPDLCVVEKHPGLVHLVSTVRGELRDDAGWPELLAAAFPPGSVTGAPKSSALRIIDALETAPRGPYTGGIGWVDADRGTAELAVGIRTFWIDRAAGELRFGTGAGITWGSDPEAEWRETELKAARLLAVASGTYEASGRTLT; encoded by the coding sequence GTGCCCGACCTCCCTCCGCTCGCCCGCTTTGGCAACCTCGTGGCCACCGGTCTCACCGATGTGACCAGCGACGCCGCCGCCCTGGACTCCTCCGGCTTCTGGGCCGTGTGCGCGGACTACGAGGGCGGTCTGGTGTGCGCACGCTTCAGTGACGTACGTCGCGAACCCGCGCCCGCCCCGGAGCCGGGGAAGTGGCACGGGCCGGGCGTCGGCGACTGGACCTCGTCCCTGGACCGCGCCGCCTACACGGCCGGGGTCCGCCGGATCCGCGAGCACATCGCCGCCGGCGAGGTGTACCAGGCGAACCTGTGCCGGGTACTGTCCGCGCCCGTCGCGCCGGACGCCGACGTGGACGCGTTGACCGCGTTGCTGGCCCGCGGCAACCCGGCACCCTTTGCAGGAACGATTCGTCTCCCGGGTTGCGGGGTCGAGATCGCCACTGCCTCCCCGGAGCTCTTCCTGCGCCGTGACGGCCGGGTCGTCGAGTCGGGCCCGATCAAGGGCACCGGCCGCACCGAGGCGGATCTCCTGAAGAAGGACTACGCCGAGAACGTGATGATCGTCGACCTGGTCCGCAACGACATCGGGCAGGTGTGTGCCACCGGCACCGTGACCGTGCCCGACCTGTGCGTCGTCGAGAAGCATCCGGGGCTGGTGCACCTGGTGTCGACGGTGCGCGGCGAACTGCGCGACGACGCCGGCTGGCCGGAACTGCTCGCCGCGGCCTTCCCGCCCGGTTCCGTCACCGGCGCGCCCAAGTCGAGTGCCCTGCGCATCATCGACGCCCTGGAGACCGCCCCGCGCGGCCCGTACACCGGCGGTATCGGCTGGGTCGACGCCGACCGGGGCACGGCGGAGCTGGCCGTGGGGATCCGTACCTTCTGGATCGACCGGGCGGCGGGCGAGCTCCGCTTCGGTACGGGCGCGGGCATCACCTGGGGGTCGGACCCCGAGGCGGAGTGGCGGGAGACCGAGCTGAAGGCCGCCAGGCTGCTCGCGGTAGCGTCGGGGACGTACGAGGCGAGTGGGAGGACCCTTACGTGA
- a CDS encoding TFIIB-type zinc ribbon-containing protein, with product MQCPKCHAPMHTYNRSGVQIEQCSGCRGIFLDYGELEALTRMEGQWGGGPAVPPPPAAPQYPAGGGHSAPAWGAPHGGHQGGHHGGHGHHNRGFGHMLFSS from the coding sequence ATGCAGTGTCCGAAGTGCCATGCGCCGATGCACACCTACAACCGCAGTGGCGTCCAGATCGAGCAGTGCAGCGGCTGTCGTGGGATCTTCCTCGACTACGGCGAGCTGGAGGCACTGACCCGCATGGAGGGCCAGTGGGGCGGCGGCCCGGCCGTTCCTCCCCCGCCGGCCGCTCCGCAGTACCCGGCGGGCGGCGGTCACAGCGCTCCGGCCTGGGGCGCCCCGCACGGCGGTCACCAGGGTGGCCACCACGGGGGTCACGGTCACCACAACCGCGGCTTCGGCCACATGCTGTTCTCCAGCTGA
- a CDS encoding phosphotransferase family protein yields the protein MTATADVLPALRARVRSTAHPESTPCSHPDSVLAERADGTVVRHADTVAKAHAPDTDPTHLALRLTVATSHPDTLLAPLLPAPAPLHDRLVTLWPYGTPVDPETPEAAPWEAAATLLARLHRQPSPPGLPPMRGPAKAAQAIARLVAAAPGHPATAPVLRAWHTLPAWARSEAPMPDTTTLCHGDLHLGQLVRHPAATGPWRLIDVDDLGVGVPAWDLARPAAWYACGLLLSDEWTRFLTAYRRAGGPAVPADGDPWHVLDVPARALTVQTAALAIAKSTAADRPLDDAQQSVVDACDRMGGIPPELDGPFPK from the coding sequence ATGACCGCCACCGCCGACGTACTCCCCGCCCTCAGGGCCAGGGTGCGCAGCACGGCCCATCCCGAATCCACGCCCTGCTCCCACCCCGACTCGGTCCTCGCGGAACGCGCCGACGGCACGGTTGTCCGCCACGCCGACACCGTCGCCAAGGCCCACGCCCCCGACACCGACCCCACCCACCTGGCCCTCCGCCTGACCGTCGCCACCTCCCACCCGGACACCCTCCTCGCCCCCCTCCTTCCGGCCCCGGCCCCCCTCCACGACCGCCTCGTCACGCTCTGGCCGTACGGCACCCCGGTCGACCCCGAGACCCCGGAAGCCGCCCCGTGGGAGGCGGCGGCCACCCTCCTGGCCCGCCTCCACCGGCAGCCGTCGCCCCCGGGCCTGCCACCCATGCGCGGCCCGGCCAAGGCCGCGCAGGCCATCGCCCGCCTCGTGGCTGCCGCACCCGGCCACCCCGCCACGGCCCCGGTGCTACGCGCCTGGCACACCCTCCCCGCCTGGGCCAGGTCCGAGGCCCCCATGCCCGACACGACCACCCTCTGCCACGGTGACCTGCACCTCGGCCAGCTCGTCCGTCACCCGGCGGCCACGGGGCCCTGGCGGCTGATCGACGTCGACGACCTGGGAGTGGGCGTCCCCGCCTGGGACCTCGCCCGCCCGGCCGCCTGGTACGCCTGCGGCCTTCTCCTGTCCGACGAGTGGACCCGCTTCCTCACCGCCTACCGGCGGGCCGGCGGCCCGGCGGTCCCCGCGGACGGCGACCCGTGGCACGTACTGGACGTACCGGCCCGCGCACTCACCGTGCAGACCGCGGCTCTCGCGATCGCGAAGTCCACGGCGGCCGACCGCCCCCTCGACGACGCGCAACAGTCCGTTGTGGACGCATGTGACCGAATGGGAGGCATCCCGCCGGAGTTGGACGGCCCTTTCCCGAAGTAG
- a CDS encoding serine/threonine-protein kinase, translating into MNMAMMRLRREDPRVVGSFRIHRRLGAGGMGVVYLGSDRRGQRVALKVIRPDLAEDQEFRSRFAREVSAARRIRGGCTARLVAADLDADRPWFATQYVPGPSLHDKVAEEGPMSAADVAAVGAALAEGLVAVHEAGVVHRDLKPSNILLSPKGPRIIDFGIAWATGASTLTHVGTAVGSPGFLAPEQVRGAAVTPATDVFSLGATLAYAATSDSPFGHGSSEVMLYRVVHEEAQLRGVPDALAPLVRACLAKDPEERPSTLQLSLRLKEIAAREAQGLSDVRPPAPRTDPDRPSGRLAEQYVEQRTLRQPPDTRRSQPGGQGTPPPRSGAGSRTGGSGSRTGGGSRPGVRPVPSRSTTGSGKRPAPRGGAGRPGARTNGTGRRPANPRLLRQRLVVFVVVTLLAALGIATAQGCQGPSRGLGGDGGVRQELSFVESDGG; encoded by the coding sequence ATGAACATGGCGATGATGCGCCTGAGGCGCGAGGACCCGCGCGTCGTCGGCTCGTTCAGGATCCACAGACGGCTCGGCGCGGGTGGAATGGGCGTCGTCTACCTCGGCTCCGACCGGCGTGGACAGCGCGTCGCGCTCAAGGTCATCCGGCCGGATCTGGCAGAGGATCAGGAGTTCCGGTCGCGGTTCGCGCGCGAGGTCTCGGCGGCGCGGCGGATCAGGGGTGGGTGCACCGCCCGGCTGGTCGCCGCCGATCTGGACGCCGACCGCCCGTGGTTCGCCACGCAGTACGTGCCGGGGCCCTCGCTGCACGACAAGGTCGCCGAGGAGGGCCCCATGTCGGCCGCCGATGTGGCCGCCGTCGGTGCAGCCCTCGCCGAGGGGCTCGTGGCCGTGCACGAGGCCGGTGTCGTACACCGGGATCTGAAGCCGTCCAACATCCTGCTGTCCCCGAAGGGGCCGCGGATCATCGACTTCGGTATCGCGTGGGCGACCGGGGCCTCGACCCTGACGCATGTCGGCACCGCCGTGGGATCGCCCGGCTTCCTCGCGCCCGAACAGGTGCGCGGGGCCGCCGTCACCCCGGCCACGGACGTCTTCTCCCTCGGCGCCACGCTCGCCTACGCCGCGACCTCCGACTCGCCCTTCGGACACGGCAGTTCGGAGGTCATGCTCTACCGGGTGGTGCACGAGGAGGCGCAGCTGCGCGGGGTGCCCGACGCGCTCGCCCCCCTCGTCCGCGCCTGTCTGGCGAAGGACCCGGAGGAGCGGCCCAGCACCCTGCAACTGTCGCTGCGGCTCAAGGAGATCGCCGCCCGTGAGGCGCAGGGGCTGTCCGACGTCCGGCCGCCCGCGCCGCGTACGGATCCGGACCGGCCCTCGGGGCGGCTCGCGGAGCAGTACGTCGAACAGCGCACGCTGCGGCAGCCGCCGGACACGCGCCGGTCGCAGCCGGGAGGGCAGGGTACGCCACCGCCGCGGAGCGGGGCCGGGTCCCGGACGGGCGGGAGCGGTTCGCGGACCGGCGGTGGGTCTCGGCCCGGTGTACGGCCTGTGCCGTCACGCAGCACGACCGGGTCCGGGAAGCGGCCCGCGCCGCGCGGTGGGGCGGGGCGTCCGGGTGCCCGGACCAATGGGACCGGGCGGCGACCCGCCAATCCTCGGCTGTTGCGGCAGCGGCTCGTGGTGTTCGTCGTGGTGACGTTGCTGGCCGCGCTCGGTATCGCCACGGCGCAGGGGTGTCAGGGACCGTCGCGAGGGCTCGGCGGGGATGGTGGCGTACGCCAGGAGCTGTCGTTCGTGGAGTCGGACGGCGGCTGA
- a CDS encoding TrmH family RNA methyltransferase, with product MADLITVEDPDDPRLRDYTGLTDVELRRRREPAEGLFIAEGEKVIRRAKEAGYEMRSMLLSAKWVDVMRDVIDELPAPVYAVSPELAEQVTGYHVHRGALASMQRKPLPTADELLVGAARRVVIMESVNDHTNIGAIFRSAAALGMDAVLLSPDCADPLYRRSVKVSMGAVFSVPYARLDTWPKGLDAVRGAGFTLLALTPDEKAKSLDETAPHRMDRVALMLGAEGDGLSTKALMSADEWVRIPMAHGVDSLNVGAAAAVAFYAVATGRPRL from the coding sequence GTGGCCGATCTCATCACCGTTGAGGACCCCGACGACCCGCGCCTGCGCGACTACACGGGCCTGACCGACGTGGAGTTGCGCCGCAGGCGCGAACCCGCCGAGGGCCTGTTCATCGCCGAGGGCGAGAAGGTCATCAGACGGGCCAAGGAAGCCGGCTACGAGATGCGCTCGATGCTGCTCTCCGCCAAGTGGGTCGACGTCATGCGCGACGTCATCGACGAACTCCCGGCCCCCGTCTACGCGGTCAGCCCCGAGCTCGCCGAGCAGGTCACCGGCTACCACGTGCACCGGGGCGCTCTCGCCTCCATGCAGCGCAAGCCCCTGCCCACGGCGGACGAGCTGCTGGTGGGGGCCGCCCGCCGGGTCGTGATCATGGAGTCGGTCAACGACCACACCAACATCGGCGCCATCTTCCGCTCGGCCGCCGCGCTCGGCATGGACGCGGTCCTGCTCTCCCCGGACTGCGCCGACCCGCTCTACCGCCGCAGCGTCAAGGTCTCCATGGGTGCGGTCTTCTCCGTGCCGTACGCCCGACTGGACACCTGGCCCAAGGGACTCGACGCGGTCCGTGGCGCCGGCTTCACCCTGCTCGCCCTCACCCCGGACGAGAAGGCGAAGTCCCTCGACGAGACCGCCCCGCACCGCATGGACCGCGTCGCCCTCATGCTCGGCGCCGAGGGCGACGGCCTCTCCACCAAGGCCCTCATGTCCGCCGACGAATGGGTCCGCATCCCCATGGCCCACGGAGTCGACTCCCTCAACGTGGGCGCGGCGGCGGCAGTGGCCTTCTACGCGGTGGCGACGGGACGCCCGCGACTCTGA
- the cobA gene encoding uroporphyrinogen-III C-methyltransferase → MAEHPAYPVGLRLTGRRVVVIGGGQVAQRRLPALIAAGADILLVSPSATPSVEAMADAGELTWEKRRYAEGDLAEAWYVLIATGDPLANARASAEAERHRIWCVRSDNAEEATAWTPATGHSEGVTVAVLTANAQGRDPRHTAAIRDAVVEGLRDGTLVAPHHRTRTPGVSLVGGGPGDPDLITVRGRRLLAEADVVIADRLGPRDLLAELPPHVEVIDAAKIPYGRFMAQEAINNALIEHARQGKSVVRLKGGDPYVFGRGMEELHALAEAGIPCTVVPGISSSISVPSAAGIPVTHRGVAHEFTVVSGHVAPDDERSLVDWPALARLTGTLVILMGVDKIGRIAETLVANGKSPDTPVALVQEGTTAAQRRVDATLATVAETVRAQEVKPPAVIVIGEVVKVGPGTEA, encoded by the coding sequence ATGGCCGAACACCCCGCCTACCCCGTAGGCCTCCGCCTCACCGGCCGCCGAGTGGTCGTCATCGGCGGCGGCCAGGTCGCCCAGCGCCGCCTCCCCGCCCTCATCGCGGCCGGCGCCGACATCCTCCTCGTGTCCCCGAGCGCGACCCCCTCCGTCGAGGCGATGGCCGACGCGGGCGAGCTGACCTGGGAGAAGCGCAGGTACGCGGAGGGCGACCTCGCCGAGGCCTGGTACGTCCTGATCGCCACCGGCGACCCGTTGGCGAACGCGCGCGCGTCCGCCGAAGCGGAGCGCCACCGCATCTGGTGCGTCCGCTCCGACAACGCCGAGGAAGCCACCGCCTGGACCCCGGCGACCGGCCACAGCGAAGGCGTCACCGTTGCCGTCCTCACCGCCAACGCCCAGGGCCGCGACCCTCGCCACACCGCCGCCATCCGCGACGCCGTCGTCGAGGGCCTGCGCGACGGCACCCTCGTCGCCCCCCACCACCGCACCCGCACCCCCGGCGTCTCCCTCGTCGGCGGCGGCCCCGGCGACCCGGACCTGATCACCGTGCGCGGCCGCCGCCTCCTCGCCGAGGCCGATGTCGTCATCGCCGACCGTCTCGGCCCGCGCGACCTGCTGGCCGAACTCCCGCCGCACGTCGAGGTGATCGACGCGGCGAAGATCCCGTACGGCCGTTTCATGGCCCAGGAGGCCATCAACAACGCGCTGATCGAGCACGCCAGGCAGGGCAAGTCGGTCGTGCGCCTCAAGGGCGGCGACCCGTATGTCTTCGGCCGCGGCATGGAGGAGCTGCACGCGCTAGCCGAGGCCGGCATCCCCTGTACGGTCGTCCCCGGCATCTCCAGCTCGATCTCCGTCCCGAGCGCGGCCGGTATCCCGGTCACCCACCGGGGCGTCGCCCACGAGTTCACCGTGGTCAGCGGTCATGTGGCCCCCGACGACGAGCGCTCCCTGGTCGACTGGCCCGCCCTCGCCCGGCTGACCGGCACGCTCGTGATCCTGATGGGCGTCGACAAGATCGGCAGGATCGCCGAGACCCTGGTGGCGAACGGCAAGTCCCCGGACACCCCGGTCGCCCTGGTCCAGGAGGGCACCACGGCCGCCCAGCGCCGGGTCGACGCGACCCTCGCCACGGTCGCCGAGACCGTGCGTGCGCAGGAGGTCAAGCCGCCGGCGGTCATCGTGATCGGCGAGGTCGTGAAGGTGGGGCCGGGAACGGAAGCATGA